A stretch of Deltaproteobacteria bacterium DNA encodes these proteins:
- a CDS encoding MATE family efflux transporter encodes MAATQLGMMAMGLVDIVMVGPLGTESLAAVSVGNSVFFALLILCLGVVQALDPLVAQAVGARDREAAGRHLWQGAWLAVFLGIPLTLLFIDCTWMFRLLAQEEAVSVLAGDYLAGRAYSILPFLVFAAGRSFLNGLGDTRPVMWVALGANAVNAAADWVLIYGNLGAPRLGVMGAGLATSIVRVCMLAAVFVLLARPHYAALRGRPAWPHLGHLRRIANVGLPIGGQLFLEVGLFATMSIFSGWLGARAQAAHQIALSLASFSFMAPLGLSMGATVRVGHAVGAGRLDAAERAGKVAIALGAAIMGTGAVFFLLFPRALSSIFSPEPEVLATSAVLVAIAGIFQVSDGVQVVATGCLRGAGDTRTPFWANALSHWALGVPLAWLLAFPGEMGVRGLWWGITASLTGVAVVETILFLRGGWRSLARLEAGPS; translated from the coding sequence GTGGCGGCCACCCAGCTCGGGATGATGGCCATGGGGCTGGTGGACATCGTCATGGTGGGGCCCCTGGGCACCGAGTCCCTGGCGGCGGTCAGCGTGGGCAACTCGGTCTTCTTCGCCCTGCTCATCCTCTGCCTGGGCGTGGTGCAGGCCCTCGATCCCCTGGTGGCCCAGGCCGTCGGGGCGAGGGACCGGGAGGCCGCCGGCCGCCACCTCTGGCAGGGGGCCTGGCTGGCCGTCTTCCTGGGCATCCCCCTGACCCTGCTCTTCATCGACTGCACCTGGATGTTCCGGCTGCTGGCCCAGGAGGAGGCGGTGAGCGTGCTGGCCGGCGACTACCTGGCCGGCCGGGCCTACTCCATCCTCCCCTTCCTGGTCTTCGCCGCCGGGCGCAGCTTCCTCAACGGCCTGGGGGACACCCGGCCGGTGATGTGGGTCGCCCTGGGGGCCAACGCGGTGAACGCCGCGGCCGACTGGGTGCTGATCTACGGCAACCTCGGCGCGCCCCGCCTGGGGGTGATGGGCGCCGGATTGGCGACCTCGATCGTCCGGGTCTGCATGCTCGCCGCGGTCTTCGTCCTCCTCGCCCGGCCCCACTACGCCGCCCTCCGGGGCCGGCCGGCCTGGCCCCACCTCGGGCACCTGCGGCGGATCGCCAACGTGGGGCTGCCCATCGGCGGCCAGCTCTTCCTGGAGGTCGGCCTCTTCGCCACCATGAGCATCTTCTCGGGCTGGCTGGGGGCCCGGGCCCAGGCCGCCCACCAGATCGCCCTCTCCCTGGCCTCCTTCTCCTTCATGGCCCCCCTGGGGCTCTCGATGGGGGCGACCGTGCGGGTGGGGCACGCGGTGGGGGCCGGCCGCCTCGACGCCGCCGAGCGGGCCGGGAAGGTCGCCATCGCGCTGGGCGCGGCGATCATGGGGACCGGGGCCGTCTTCTTCCTGCTCTTCCCCCGGGCCCTCTCCTCGATCTTCTCCCCCGAGCCCGAGGTGCTGGCGACCTCGGCGGTGCTGGTGGCCATCGCCGGCATCTTCCAGGTCTCGGACGGGGTGCAGGTGGTGGCCACCGGCTGCCTGCGGGGGGCGGGCGACACCCGCACCCCCTTCTGGGCCAACGCCCTCTCCCACTGGGCGCTGGGGGTCCCCCTGGCCTGGCTGCTGGCCTTCCCCGGCGAGATGGGGGTGCGCGGGCTCTGGTGGGGGATCACCGCCTCCCTCACCGGGGTGGCGGTGGTGGAGACCATCCTCTTTCTCAGGGGGGGATGGCGGAGCCTGGCCCGCCTCGAGGCCGGCCCGAGTTGA
- a CDS encoding 3'-5' exonuclease — protein sequence MAAPLWISVDIESTGPAPGVFSMISLGAWVVGKDRQQEGTTFYAELEPISEKYQEAALKVAAPGKTHAQLYTDGEDPQMVMIRFVDWVKDQARRYGGSPTFVAHNAPFDWMFVTWYLWRYVEENPFGWAAVDTRALFFGMSDAGWSKTRLEQIKQRFPLDRMHKHHALEDAIEQGELFLKLLEARRPLPG from the coding sequence ATGGCAGCTCCCCTCTGGATCTCCGTCGACATCGAGTCCACCGGGCCCGCGCCCGGCGTCTTCTCGATGATCTCCTTGGGCGCCTGGGTGGTGGGCAAGGACCGCCAGCAGGAGGGGACGACCTTCTATGCCGAGCTCGAGCCCATCTCCGAGAAGTACCAGGAGGCGGCGCTGAAGGTGGCCGCGCCGGGCAAGACCCACGCCCAGCTCTACACCGACGGAGAGGATCCCCAGATGGTGATGATCCGCTTCGTGGACTGGGTGAAGGATCAGGCGAGGCGCTACGGCGGCAGCCCCACCTTCGTCGCCCACAACGCGCCCTTCGACTGGATGTTCGTCACCTGGTACCTCTGGCGCTACGTCGAGGAGAACCCCTTCGGCTGGGCGGCCGTGGACACCCGGGCCCTCTTCTTCGGGATGAGCGACGCGGGCTGGAGCAAGACCCGCCTCGAGCAGATCAAACAGCGCTTCCCCCTCGACCGGATGCACAAGCACCACGCCCTCGAGGACGCGATCGAGCAGGGCGAGCTCTTCCTGAAGCTCCTCGAGGCCCGCCGGCCGCTGCCCGGCTAG
- a CDS encoding DUF4920 domain-containing protein, giving the protein MLPRAISLLVLLPFLLLPACQTTVSTPAGGGGGDAVAKKAHDCSQHAEGEEGCGGDCGAKAEAKEGEGHDCSAGAGNKIEHPDVEKEVVDGTTVLKAGVPLGSTAGATEVTVQALLDEPEKFAGKVVKVTGDVSAMCHHKRGWFALVAPDKSGRNLRVLTAPSFLVPEGVIGMNASTEGVVELIEIPEEAARHYAKEHKLGDPMEIVGPQKQAVIRAAGAAFRQA; this is encoded by the coding sequence ATGCTCCCACGCGCGATTTCTCTTCTCGTCCTCCTTCCCTTCCTCCTCCTCCCCGCCTGCCAGACCACGGTCAGCACCCCGGCCGGCGGTGGCGGCGGCGACGCCGTCGCGAAGAAGGCACACGACTGCAGCCAGCACGCCGAGGGCGAGGAGGGCTGCGGGGGTGACTGCGGCGCCAAGGCCGAGGCCAAGGAGGGCGAGGGCCACGACTGCAGCGCCGGCGCCGGAAACAAGATCGAGCACCCCGATGTCGAGAAGGAGGTCGTCGACGGGACGACCGTGCTGAAGGCCGGCGTCCCGCTGGGCAGCACCGCCGGCGCCACGGAGGTCACCGTCCAGGCCCTCCTCGACGAGCCCGAGAAGTTCGCGGGCAAGGTGGTGAAGGTCACCGGTGACGTCTCGGCGATGTGCCACCACAAGCGGGGCTGGTTCGCCCTGGTGGCGCCGGACAAGAGCGGCCGCAACCTCCGCGTGCTCACCGCCCCGAGCTTCCTGGTCCCCGAGGGTGTCATCGGCATGAACGCTTCCACCGAGGGCGTGGTCGAGCTGATCGAGATCCCCGAGGAGGCGGCCCGCCACTACGCCAAGGAGCACAAGCTCGGCGATCCGATGGAGATCGTCGGCCCGCAGAAGCAGGCCGTGATCCGCGCCGCCGGCGCCGCCTTCCGCCAGGCCTGA
- a CDS encoding PepSY-associated TM helix domain-containing protein: protein MSDAKAKRRPGKGWRRWLYDLHRDAGFLVAGLVFVYVVSGIAVNHREHWDFNSVIEERTEPLASPAELLGLADDPREPGVLARDEEAALVAAIGKRLRRSQVPFKQMWRGPDRLSLLYGVGGKDVVDYFPSTGEVEHQKRRDRFLFRALNYLHLNEGRGAWTWLADVFALLLFFLAASGLVMVKARRGWRSRAGVLLALGIVLPFVALALMR, encoded by the coding sequence ATGTCCGACGCCAAGGCGAAGCGCCGGCCCGGCAAGGGCTGGCGACGGTGGCTCTACGACCTGCACCGCGACGCGGGCTTCCTCGTCGCGGGGCTGGTCTTCGTCTACGTGGTCAGCGGCATCGCCGTGAACCACCGCGAGCACTGGGACTTCAACTCGGTCATCGAGGAGAGGACCGAGCCCCTGGCCTCCCCGGCCGAGCTCCTGGGGCTGGCAGACGATCCCCGCGAGCCGGGCGTGCTTGCCCGGGACGAGGAGGCGGCCCTGGTCGCCGCGATCGGGAAGCGGCTGCGCCGCAGCCAGGTCCCCTTCAAACAGATGTGGCGCGGGCCGGACCGGCTCTCCCTCCTCTACGGCGTGGGCGGGAAGGACGTCGTCGACTACTTCCCCTCCACCGGAGAGGTCGAGCACCAGAAGCGCAGGGACCGCTTCCTCTTCCGGGCCTTGAACTACCTCCACCTCAACGAGGGGCGGGGCGCGTGGACCTGGCTGGCCGACGTCTTCGCCCTGCTCCTCTTCTTCCTGGCCGCCTCGGGCCTGGTGATGGTGAAGGCGCGGCGGGGCTGGCGCAGCCGGGCGGGCGTGCTCCTGGCCCTGGGCATCGTGCTGCCCTTCGTGGCGCTGGCGTTGATGCGATGA